The following proteins are encoded in a genomic region of Ornithinibacillus sp. 4-3:
- a CDS encoding alpha-ketoacid dehydrogenase subunit beta: MAQMTMIQAITDALRIELKNDENVLVFGEDVGQNGGVFRATEGLQAEFGENRVFDTPLAESAIGGLAVGLSTQGYRPVPEIQFFGFVYEVMDSINGQLARMRYRSGGTHHAPVTIRSPFGGGVQTPELHADSLEGLVAQQPGLKVVIPSTPYDAKGLLLASIRDNDPVIYLEHMKLYRSFRQEVPEDEYTIELGKADIKREGKDVTLVAYGAMVHTCLKAAEELEKENIDVEVIDLMTVSPIDVETIVESVKKTNRVVVVQEAQRQAGIAANVVTEIQERAILHLEAPILRVTAPDTVYPFAAAEDVWLPNHTDVVEKVHAVMNY, encoded by the coding sequence ATGGCTCAAATGACAATGATCCAAGCAATTACAGATGCACTTCGTATCGAATTAAAAAATGATGAAAATGTGCTAGTTTTTGGTGAAGATGTAGGTCAAAACGGTGGAGTATTCCGTGCGACTGAAGGTTTACAAGCAGAGTTTGGTGAAAATAGAGTATTCGATACACCATTAGCAGAATCAGCGATTGGTGGTTTAGCAGTTGGTTTATCTACACAAGGTTACCGTCCAGTGCCAGAGATTCAATTCTTTGGATTTGTATATGAGGTAATGGATTCAATTAATGGACAATTAGCTCGTATGCGTTATCGTTCTGGAGGCACACATCATGCACCAGTAACTATTCGTTCGCCATTTGGTGGAGGAGTACAGACTCCTGAGTTACACGCAGATTCATTAGAAGGTTTAGTTGCACAGCAACCTGGATTAAAGGTAGTTATTCCTTCTACACCTTATGATGCAAAAGGTTTATTACTAGCATCTATTCGTGATAATGATCCAGTAATATATTTAGAGCATATGAAATTATATCGTTCATTCCGTCAAGAAGTACCTGAGGATGAATATACGATTGAGTTAGGAAAAGCAGATATTAAACGTGAAGGTAAAGATGTAACTTTAGTTGCTTATGGTGCAATGGTTCATACATGTTTAAAAGCTGCTGAAGAATTAGAAAAAGAAAATATTGATGTAGAAGTTATTGATTTAATGACTGTTTCTCCAATTGATGTTGAAACAATTGTTGAATCAGTGAAGAAAACAAACCGTGTTGTTGTAGTTCAAGAAGCACAGCGTCAAGCTGGTATTGCGGCAAATGTAGTTACAGAAATTCAAGAAAGAGCAATCTTACATTTAGAAGCACCAATCTTACGTGTAACAGCTCCAGATACAGTTTACCCATTTGCTGCAGCAGAAGATGTTTGGTTACCAAATCATACAGATGTAGTAGAAAAAGTTCATGCGGTTATGAATTATTAA